A genomic stretch from Telopea speciosissima isolate NSW1024214 ecotype Mountain lineage chromosome 7, Tspe_v1, whole genome shotgun sequence includes:
- the LOC122668862 gene encoding eukaryotic initiation factor 4A-11-like, with translation MAGIPPEGSQFDERRYDSRMSELLGADGQEFFTPYDEVYDTFDSMGLQENLLRGIYAYGFEKPSAIQQRGIVPFCKGLDVIQQAQSGTGKTATFCSGILQQLDYGFVECQALVLAPTRELAQQIEKVMRALGDYLGVKVHACVGGTSVREDQRILSSGVHVVVGTPGRVFDMLRRQSLRSDSIKMFVLDEADEMLSRGFKDQIYDIFQLLPSEVLVGVFSATMPPEALEITRKFMNNPVRILVKRDELTLEGIKQFHVNVEREDWKLETLCDLYETLAITQSVIFVNTRRKVDWLTDRMRRRDHTVSATHGDMDQNTRDIIMREFRSGSSRVLITTDLLARGIDVQQVSLVINYDLPTQPENYLHRIGRSGRFGRKGVAINFVTLDDERMLFDIQRFYNVVIEELPSNVADLL, from the exons ATGGCGGGAATCCCACCAGAAGGATCACAATTCGATGAACGTAGATATGACTCCAGAATGAGTGAATT ACTTGGAGCTGATGGGCAGGAGTTCTTTACACCATATGATGAAGTATATGACACCTTTGATTCTATGGGCTTGCAAGAGAATCTTTTGAGGGGCATCTATGCATATG GGTTTGAGAAGCCCTCTGCTATTCAACAAAGGGGGATTGTGCCATTCTGCAAAGGTCTTGATGTTATTCAGCAAGCACAGTCCGGAACAGGAAAAACAGCAACTTTCTGCTCCGGAATTCTGCAACAGCTTGATTATGGTTTTGTGGAATGTCAGGCCCTGGTGCTTGCACCCACCAGGGAGCTTGCACAACAAATTGAGAAGGTTATGCGTGCACTTGGGGACTATCTTGGTGTGAAAGTTCATGCTTGTGTTGGTGGAACTAGTGTCCGTGAGGATCAGCGCATTCTCTCAAGTGGAGTGCATGTTGTAGTTGGTACCCCAGGTCGTGTCTTTGACATGTTACGGAGGCAATCTCTTCGCTCTGATTCCATTAAGATGTTTGTTTTAGATGAGGCTGATGAAATGCTTTCACGAGGTTTCAAGGATCAG ATATATGATATTTTCCAGCTATTGCCATCAGAAGTTCTTGTAGGCGTTTTTTCTGCCACAATGCCTCCTGAAGCCCTTGAGATCACAAGGAAGTTCATGAACAATCCTGTGAGGATTCTGGTTAAGCGTGATGAACTTACCCTTGAGGGTATCAAGCAGTTCCATGTCAATGTTGAGAGGGAGGATTGGAAGCTTGAGACTCTTTGTGATCTTTATGAGACTCTGGCCATCACACAAAGTGTCATCTTTGTCAACACAAGACGCAAGGTTGACTGGTTGACAGACAGGATGCGGCGCCGTGACCATACTGTATCTGCCACTCATGGAGATATGGACCAGAACACCAGGGACATCATCATGCGAGAATTCCGATCTGGTTCCTCCCGAGTGCTCATTACCACCGATCTCCTGGCCCGTGGTATTGATGTCCAGCAAGTCTCCCTTGTCATAAACTATGACCTTCCCACACAGCCTGAGAATTATCTCCACCGAATTGGACGTAGTGGACGGTTTGGGAGGAAAGGTGTTGCTATCAACTTTGTGACGCTTGATGATGAGAGAATGCTGTTTGACATTCAGAGGTTTTATAATGTGGTCATTGAGGAACTGCCTTCAAATGTTGCAGATCTCCTGTGA